A genome region from Methylohalobius crimeensis 10Ki includes the following:
- the rplM gene encoding 50S ribosomal protein L13 → MKTFSAKPHEVKRDWYVIDAEGKTLGRLASEVARRLRGKHKPEYTPHVDTGDYIIVINAEKVRVTGNKERDKVYYHHTGYPGGIKSRTLGKQRAEHPERIIENAIRGMLPKNPLGRAMFRKLKVYMGPQHNHHAQQPQVLEL, encoded by the coding sequence ATGAAAACCTTTAGCGCCAAACCTCACGAAGTGAAACGCGACTGGTACGTCATCGACGCCGAAGGGAAGACATTGGGGCGCCTAGCCAGCGAAGTCGCCCGGCGTCTGCGGGGGAAGCACAAACCCGAATACACCCCCCATGTGGATACCGGCGATTACATCATCGTGATCAATGCGGAAAAAGTCCGGGTGACGGGCAACAAAGAAAGAGATAAAGTCTACTACCACCACACCGGTTACCCCGGCGGGATCAAGTCGCGCACCCTGGGCAAACAACGCGCCGAGCATCCGGAACGGATCATTGAAAACGCCATTCGCGGGATGTTGCCCAAGAACCCCCTGGGCCGCGCCATGTTCCGCAAACTCAAGGTATATATGGGACCGCAACACAATCATCACGCCCAACAACCCCAAGTTTTGGAACTGTAA